From a single Nostoc edaphicum CCNP1411 genomic region:
- a CDS encoding glycosyltransferase family 4 protein, producing the protein MKVIIVMPLAEQRGGGEMMLWDLVKQGRNAGVEWLVIFLEDGPMVEQVRSLGIDTRVVESGRLRQIHRFIAAVFRIAAIARRERADIIVNWMWITHISGGLAAILAGLPAIWYQLEVPSDKTWLVRFATLIPARAIITLSQDGKQAQAEIWPHRPTPLVYPGVALDRFEPNALPTPEEARRKLGLPLHGPLIGIVGRLQRWKGMHVLVQAMPKILQKYPDAHCVVVGGKHDLEPDYEDFLKTEIATLGLKEQVIMAGLQRNIPEWVQAMDVFVHASDKEPFGIVIIEAMALGKPVIAGDAGGPTEIITDGMNGLLTPYGDAEKLAIAILRYLDEQEFARSAGVAARQRALDFSTQNYAQNFINAIRSAMPSTLSQKF; encoded by the coding sequence ATGAAAGTAATTATTGTAATGCCGCTGGCTGAACAACGAGGCGGCGGTGAAATGATGCTTTGGGATTTGGTGAAGCAGGGACGTAATGCTGGTGTCGAGTGGCTGGTGATATTTTTAGAAGACGGCCCGATGGTCGAACAAGTAAGGTCGCTTGGTATTGATACGCGAGTTGTGGAAAGTGGGCGTTTACGCCAAATCCACCGTTTTATTGCCGCCGTTTTTCGGATAGCTGCGATCGCACGCCGCGAACGTGCAGATATAATTGTCAATTGGATGTGGATCACGCATATATCTGGAGGTTTGGCGGCGATACTGGCGGGCTTGCCAGCTATATGGTATCAACTAGAAGTACCTAGTGATAAGACTTGGTTAGTACGATTTGCTACTTTAATCCCAGCGCGGGCAATTATCACTCTCTCCCAAGATGGTAAGCAAGCACAGGCAGAAATTTGGCCCCACAGACCAACACCTTTGGTTTATCCTGGTGTCGCATTAGACCGATTTGAGCCTAATGCTTTACCAACTCCAGAAGAAGCACGCCGGAAACTGGGCTTACCTTTACACGGGCCGTTGATTGGAATTGTTGGGCGATTGCAACGATGGAAGGGAATGCACGTATTGGTGCAAGCAATGCCCAAAATTTTACAGAAGTATCCCGATGCCCATTGTGTTGTGGTTGGCGGTAAACATGATTTGGAGCCGGATTATGAGGACTTCTTAAAAACTGAAATCGCAACCTTGGGCTTGAAAGAGCAAGTAATTATGGCTGGGCTACAGCGTAATATCCCAGAGTGGGTACAGGCGATGGATGTATTCGTTCATGCATCGGATAAAGAGCCGTTTGGGATTGTGATTATTGAGGCGATGGCACTGGGTAAACCTGTGATTGCTGGTGATGCAGGTGGCCCGACGGAAATTATTACCGATGGCATGAATGGACTATTAACACCTTACGGCGATGCAGAGAAATTAGCGATCGCAATTCTCCGCTATCTTGACGAACAAGAATTTGCCCGGAGTGCGGGAGTAGCCGCCAGACAACGCGCCCTCGATTTTTCAACGCAGAACTATGCCCAAAATTTTATTAATGCAATTCGTTCTGCGATGCCTAGCACTCTATCGCAAAAGTTTTAA